From Ictidomys tridecemlineatus isolate mIctTri1 unplaced genomic scaffold, mIctTri1.hap1 Scaffold_7894, whole genome shotgun sequence, the proteins below share one genomic window:
- the LOC144374638 gene encoding uncharacterized protein LOC144374638, with the protein MTPPTAHIAPPPLEEAGPAKGTRRQRMIKNPEAPVILPLRPYGPMIEDGHGGEMQAYQYWPFSSSDLYNWKNNNPPFSEDPTRLTGLIESLMFSHQPTWDDCQQLLGILFMTEERERILLEARKNILGPDGRPTQLPNIIEADFPLNRPNWDPNTIEALHRDLNNFRTMHPEVTLLQYVDDLLLAADTRENCESGTQALLSELAQLGYRASVKKAQICQQEVIFLDYSLRGDKQWLTEPRKQTVVQIPAPSNKRANEEAKLTALNRGTMLILSIWGNISQDI; encoded by the exons ATGACCCCCCCCACGGCACAcatagcccctcctcccctggaggaagCTGGCCCGGCTAAAGGAACTCGCCGGCAGCGAATGATTAAAAACCCTGAAGCCCCCGTGATACTTCCCCTCCGTCCTTATGGGCCAATGATAGAGGATGGCCATGGTGGAGAAATGCAAGCCTACCagtattggcctttctcctcttcagatctatataattggaaaaataacaatcccccttTTTCCGAGGACCCCACCCGGCTCACAGGTCTGATTGagtcattgatgttttcacaccagcctacttgggatgactgccaacaactCTTAGGCATtctcttcatgacagaggaacgagagagaatcctcctggaagcaagaaaaaatatccttGGACCAGATGGGCGACCGACACAACTTCCCAACATAATCGAAGCTGACTTCCCCTTGAACCGACCcaactgggaccccaacaccattgaag CCCTTCACAGAGATCTCAACAACTTCAGAACCATGCACCCCGAAGTCACCctactccaatatgtggatgacctgctactgGCAGCAGACACCAGAgaaaactgtgagtctgggacccaagcactaCTATCCGAGCTTGCTCAACTCGGGTATAGAGCTTCTGTCAAAAAAGcccaaatttgccagcaagaagtaatcttcctggaCTATTCCCTTAGGGGCGATAAACAatggctcactgagcccagaaaacaaactgTTGTGCAGATACCAGCCCCATCTAACAAGAGGGCAAATGAAGAGGCTAAATTGACAGCCCTAAACAGAGGAACCATGTTAATACTTTCCATATGGGGGAACATAAGTCAGGATATTTAA